Proteins encoded together in one Halomarina salina window:
- a CDS encoding DUF7122 family protein encodes MSREDFATYDEPSEDAGLRENRSHVFERLPETAADRVVEGRPSREAILDYWAERFGVPRETFDGYTFWEKGSGKLWAYAGDAPDGIDVEALGMVFLRVRQEHWKPTTDAVQRFGRAATENVVHLDDEQARRFVAGEDQSLDWDGDWGYLIVSHDLAGDVEPIGVGLYLHGELRSQVPKGRRRDID; translated from the coding sequence ATGAGCCGCGAGGACTTCGCGACCTACGACGAGCCGAGCGAGGACGCGGGCCTCCGGGAGAACCGCAGCCACGTCTTCGAACGCCTCCCGGAGACGGCTGCCGACCGGGTGGTCGAGGGTCGTCCCTCCCGCGAGGCGATTCTCGACTACTGGGCGGAGCGGTTCGGCGTCCCCCGCGAGACGTTCGACGGGTACACGTTCTGGGAGAAGGGGTCGGGGAAGCTCTGGGCGTACGCGGGCGACGCGCCCGACGGCATCGACGTGGAGGCCCTCGGGATGGTGTTCCTCCGCGTCAGGCAGGAACACTGGAAGCCGACGACCGACGCCGTCCAGCGGTTCGGTCGCGCGGCCACCGAGAACGTCGTCCACCTCGACGACGAGCAGGCCCGCCGGTTCGTCGCGGGCGAGGACCAGTCCCTCGACTGGGACGGCGACTGGGGCTACCTGATAGTCAGCCACGACCTCGCCGGCGACGTCGAACCTATCGGCGTCGGCCTCTACCTCCACGGCGAGTTGCGCTCGCAGGTGCCGAAGGGGCGTCGTCGCGACATCGATTGA
- a CDS encoding RsmB/NOP family class I SAM-dependent RNA methyltransferase, which produces MVLERYDPLVDDVAAFRAACERRLPSVVRVNTVKTSVDRARRALDDDGHDYEQADWYPELLRLDSDSPGTSWPYFHGWLYGQEEVSALPALVCAPEPDERVLDPCAAPGSKTTQLAAMMDDTGTLVANDNNLGRLSALRSNAERCGVTNLVVTNQDARNLSLGPFTPDEGDGGDGGDDSHDGQEEPLFDRALVDVPCSCEGTIRKNPDALDEWSLGRIRQIASVQRDILRRAIQTTRPGGTVVYSTCTFAPEENEAVLDHVLGEEPCELVEFDVPLDTRPGVTEWKGDEYDPSVERAKRVWPHLNDTGGFFCAKLEVTG; this is translated from the coding sequence ATGGTACTGGAGCGCTACGACCCGCTCGTCGACGACGTGGCCGCCTTCCGGGCGGCCTGCGAGCGGCGGCTCCCCTCGGTGGTCCGCGTCAACACCGTCAAGACCTCCGTCGACCGGGCGAGACGCGCCCTCGACGACGACGGGCACGACTACGAGCAGGCCGACTGGTACCCCGAACTCCTCCGCCTCGACTCGGACTCGCCGGGCACCTCGTGGCCGTACTTCCACGGCTGGCTCTACGGTCAGGAGGAGGTGAGCGCCCTCCCGGCGCTCGTCTGTGCCCCCGAACCGGACGAACGCGTCCTCGACCCGTGTGCCGCGCCGGGGAGCAAGACGACCCAGCTCGCGGCGATGATGGACGACACCGGGACGCTCGTCGCCAACGACAACAACCTCGGCCGCCTCTCGGCGCTGCGTTCGAACGCCGAGCGCTGCGGCGTGACGAACCTCGTCGTCACCAACCAGGACGCGCGCAACCTCTCGCTCGGCCCGTTCACGCCCGACGAGGGGGACGGCGGCGATGGGGGCGACGACAGCCACGACGGCCAGGAGGAACCGCTGTTCGACCGGGCGCTCGTCGACGTGCCCTGCTCCTGCGAGGGGACGATTCGGAAGAACCCCGACGCGCTCGACGAGTGGTCGCTCGGCCGCATCCGACAGATAGCGTCGGTCCAGCGAGACATCCTCCGGCGTGCCATCCAGACCACCCGTCCCGGCGGCACCGTCGTCTACTCGACGTGCACGTTCGCCCCCGAGGAGAACGAGGCCGTCCTCGACCACGTCCTCGGCGAGGAGCCGTGCGAACTGGTCGAGTTCGACGTACCGCTCGACACTCGGCCGGGCGTCACCGAGTGGAAGGGCGACGAGTACGACCCGTCGGTCGAGCGCGCGAAACGCGTCTGGCCGCACCTGAACGACACTGGCGGGTTCTTCTGTGCGAAACTGGAGGTGACCGGATGA